A window of the Candidatus Krumholzibacteriia bacterium genome harbors these coding sequences:
- a CDS encoding class I SAM-dependent methyltransferase family protein translates to MSAIREYQPNRIDAGQIAGVERSRIYLRVAEAFDSFEQLLLNLELADIAGKRELVDKLQQEIAGSFDNLSIQLEMIAGRNSPLSENTRKEIVELARTRYLPYIMKTGLAKRALEKPLGYAGDYLTIELFYRNEPAGEGIVGNTLDRCFLDLPACNAVRNRRRLLSRQIERSLELTTPGSTTRVTSLACGPAREVFDFFEKTPEKHSLEFTLLDMDPRALRFAKHEAAKRNLQDSIRTVRGNLLRLSLGKETLEIAAQHLVYSIGLIDYFEDEMVVELLNWIHGILKPGGRVILGNFHPDNPTRAMMEEILDWKLVHRDQRKMDQLFMASRFQAPCSVIHFEEEGINLFAEATRSRKDIA, encoded by the coding sequence ATGAGCGCAATCAGGGAATACCAGCCAAACAGAATCGACGCAGGGCAGATTGCAGGAGTGGAGAGGTCGAGAATCTACCTCCGGGTGGCTGAGGCCTTTGACAGCTTTGAGCAACTACTGCTCAATCTTGAACTTGCCGACATTGCGGGGAAACGGGAACTTGTTGACAAGCTCCAGCAGGAAATTGCCGGCAGCTTTGACAATCTCTCTATTCAACTGGAAATGATCGCAGGGAGAAACTCGCCACTTTCCGAAAACACCCGGAAGGAAATCGTTGAGCTCGCCAGGACGCGTTACCTTCCCTATATCATGAAAACCGGCCTCGCAAAGCGGGCCCTGGAAAAGCCCCTCGGCTATGCAGGGGACTACCTGACGATCGAGCTCTTCTACCGGAATGAACCTGCTGGCGAAGGAATTGTAGGCAACACACTGGACCGCTGTTTCCTTGACCTGCCGGCCTGCAATGCTGTGCGGAATCGTCGCAGGCTTCTGAGCCGACAGATTGAACGAAGCCTGGAATTAACGACGCCCGGATCCACCACTCGAGTGACAAGTCTCGCCTGTGGGCCAGCGAGGGAAGTCTTCGATTTCTTCGAGAAAACACCCGAGAAACACTCTCTCGAGTTCACCCTTCTGGACATGGATCCCCGGGCCCTCCGATTCGCCAAACACGAAGCCGCAAAGCGGAATCTGCAGGACTCGATTCGCACAGTGCGAGGGAACCTCCTCCGACTCAGCCTCGGAAAAGAAACGCTGGAAATCGCCGCCCAGCACCTGGTCTACAGCATTGGCCTGATTGACTACTTCGAAGACGAGATGGTCGTGGAACTTCTCAACTGGATCCACGGAATCCTGAAGCCCGGAGGAAGGGTAATCCTGGGGAACTTCCACCCTGACAACCCCACCCGCGCGATGATGGAAGAAATCCTGGACTGGAAACTCGTTCACCGCGATCAGCGAAAGATGGACCAGTTGTTCATGGCTTCCCGCTTCCAGGCTCCATGCTCTGTAATTCACTTTGAAGAGGAAGGAATCAACCTCTTCGCCGAAGCCACTCGATCCCGAAAAGACATCGCCTAA
- a CDS encoding lysylphosphatidylglycerol synthase transmembrane domain-containing protein has translation MSLLLGLTVTMVLAFLADFKSTVLALRSMQLAWLPLLLLLSLLHFLFRFLRWEYLLRTLGIRLRKGESLGIFLSGFLFTLTPGKIGEVLKAWLVRKLHGEPVAKVIPVVIAERYCDAGAMLLLASVGVLGSGRGGILWLLILVLLLLVYLAGSSPVLRRLLPRLPGRSAQVAESILDQSRALLRWKLLLPMLLYSAVAWFWQCWALALSVRALGSRLSLGEAVFNYSLSTLAGAVAFLPGGLGVTEGSLALMLIKRGGLVAADAAAATLLLRLATLWFAVLIGLIAFLWLARRWKGKSSLLRDIEESEGGQLFDLRKENED, from the coding sequence TTGAGCCTGCTCCTGGGCCTGACCGTTACGATGGTGCTTGCCTTTCTCGCAGACTTCAAAAGCACGGTGCTTGCCTTGCGGAGTATGCAACTCGCCTGGCTTCCCCTCTTGCTCCTTCTCTCCCTGCTTCACTTTCTCTTCCGATTCCTGCGCTGGGAATATCTTCTTCGGACTCTGGGAATCCGGCTTCGGAAAGGCGAAAGCCTGGGCATCTTTCTTAGTGGCTTTCTCTTCACCCTCACGCCGGGGAAAATCGGGGAAGTCCTGAAAGCCTGGCTCGTCCGCAAGCTGCATGGCGAACCGGTGGCAAAGGTCATCCCGGTTGTAATTGCTGAACGCTACTGCGACGCCGGTGCCATGCTTCTTCTCGCTTCGGTCGGGGTACTGGGAAGTGGGCGGGGAGGCATTCTCTGGCTTCTTATTCTTGTGCTTCTCCTTCTTGTCTACCTGGCAGGAAGCTCCCCTGTCCTGCGAAGACTTCTTCCACGCCTTCCGGGGCGAAGCGCTCAAGTCGCCGAATCAATTCTGGATCAAAGCCGCGCACTGCTTCGATGGAAGCTACTCCTTCCCATGCTCCTCTACAGTGCGGTGGCCTGGTTCTGGCAATGCTGGGCACTGGCTCTCTCGGTACGCGCTCTTGGAAGCCGACTGTCTCTCGGGGAAGCGGTATTCAACTACTCCCTCTCCACCTTGGCCGGTGCCGTGGCCTTTCTGCCCGGGGGACTTGGCGTGACCGAGGGAAGTCTGGCCCTGATGCTCATCAAGCGCGGAGGACTGGTCGCAGCGGATGCCGCGGCGGCGACGCTTCTCCTCCGGCTTGCTACTCTCTGGTTTGCCGTGCTGATCGGTCTTATCGCCTTCCTCTGGCTTGCCCGCAGATGGAAAGGCAAGTCCTCCCTTCTTCGCGATATCGAGGAATCAGAAGGCGGACAGCTCTTTGACCTTCGCAAGGAGAATGAAGATTGA
- a CDS encoding S41 family peptidase, whose translation MRTSLILTGILFLAIPVLALPAYVVEGDLHKDRVVFRAEDDLWLARLAGDSLTDLRRITSHDGVEGQPRISPDGRQLAFSAEYDGNKDIFVMPIEGGEPRRITWHPFADRLVDWSLDGESLVFRSYRNDPHRSSHLYRISASGGDPELLPLGRANYLAVDPETGLWAFTRTWGGGTWKRYRGGTAPEIWVGNPDREDYHEVTDFDGMDLLPMWHNGRIFFLSDKGGTANLWKMRADGSARQRLTDFGNWDARSPSQAPDGRILFTLAGNLQVFDPASREVLPLPLELPSERILTRRRYPNPSLSIRSAELAPDAERVLVEARGEIFTVPVEEGVTLPVTRGSGARERAMDIHPDGKRVAYVSDEGGEEAILSADAWGRGDLKTLRETGEEGYIYSMDWSPDGKWLAYSDHSHGLYLLPEEGGEPWKIAHGDASEIRSYRWSPDGRWMAYTHTDNFDRGTIFLFDTSDSTTHQVTSNLTYDSNPTWDPEGNYLHFMSNRTVRPTIGSRDFETIIEPGQRPYSLLLREDVENPFLKNDGIPPLEEEESDSTETDLAEAETDSLEVAETDSLGTEAPADSTELAELEKDEDEEKLDPVEIDFDGILSRYIEHEKVPPGRYFGLQASKDKLFFLARPDDEEEDDDESGHGSFGGLNLKSYQIEDEELSTFARGVRGYQLLNEKNKILLVKIMGGLQVVDSMAPPGPGAEMMDVSGLQIELDPREEWHQIYRETWRVMRDFYWDESMQGVDWQAVHDQYAPLLDRIASRSDLNDILAEMIGELSTGHTYVFGGDHPQRARRRGTGLLGATLQREGEAFRVDHIYRGGQLDRRRSPLDVPGVEVDEGDYILEVNLRQVPLDRPFESALDNLAGRDVMLTVADSLGGETRHVIVHTLRSDSRLVYLDWVRQNREAVSEATGGRIGYIHIPDMGMRGLTEFGKWFYPQLDKEGMVVDVRWNGGGFVSQLILERFQRHIISWDRQRRGGVMTYPYRVLNGPFVVLTNEHAGSDGDIFPAAVQLDGLAPVIGKRSWGGVIGIRGFMGLVDGGGFSRPEFAWWDSKRGWSLEGHGVDPDIEVDNRPQDLARGEDPQLDRAIEEVLKLHRKHPPLRPDFGPAPDRSREAYRKRELN comes from the coding sequence ATGCGCACCTCTCTCATTCTGACCGGGATCCTCTTCCTGGCTATTCCGGTCCTTGCCCTGCCCGCCTATGTTGTCGAAGGAGATCTTCACAAAGATCGGGTGGTCTTTCGCGCTGAGGACGATCTCTGGCTTGCCCGTCTTGCGGGAGACTCCCTGACCGATCTTCGCAGAATCACCAGTCACGACGGGGTGGAAGGACAGCCCCGGATCAGTCCTGACGGACGGCAACTGGCCTTCTCCGCCGAGTATGACGGCAACAAGGACATCTTTGTCATGCCCATCGAAGGCGGCGAGCCGCGTCGGATTACCTGGCATCCTTTCGCGGATCGTCTCGTGGACTGGAGCCTGGACGGGGAAAGCCTGGTCTTTCGCAGTTATCGGAACGACCCTCATCGCAGCAGTCATCTCTACCGGATTTCCGCAAGCGGAGGTGACCCGGAGCTTCTTCCGCTCGGGCGTGCCAACTATCTGGCCGTCGACCCCGAGACCGGGCTCTGGGCCTTTACCCGCACCTGGGGGGGCGGAACCTGGAAGCGTTACCGGGGTGGCACAGCCCCGGAAATCTGGGTCGGTAATCCCGACAGGGAGGACTACCATGAGGTTACCGACTTTGACGGCATGGACCTTCTTCCCATGTGGCACAATGGGCGGATCTTTTTTCTGAGCGACAAGGGGGGCACGGCCAATCTCTGGAAGATGCGGGCCGATGGTTCCGCACGGCAGCGCCTCACAGATTTCGGAAACTGGGACGCGCGAAGCCCTTCCCAGGCGCCGGACGGAAGGATTCTGTTTACCCTTGCCGGTAACCTTCAGGTATTCGATCCCGCTTCCCGGGAAGTGCTTCCCCTTCCGCTGGAGCTGCCCAGTGAGAGGATTCTCACCCGCCGTCGCTACCCGAACCCCAGCCTTTCCATTCGCTCCGCGGAACTTGCCCCCGATGCCGAGAGAGTTCTCGTGGAAGCGCGGGGCGAGATCTTCACGGTTCCCGTGGAAGAAGGCGTCACCCTTCCGGTGACCCGTGGAAGCGGGGCCAGGGAGCGGGCCATGGACATTCATCCCGATGGAAAGCGGGTGGCCTATGTCAGTGATGAAGGAGGCGAAGAGGCCATTCTCAGCGCGGATGCCTGGGGTCGCGGGGATCTGAAAACCCTGCGCGAAACGGGGGAAGAGGGCTACATCTACTCCATGGACTGGAGTCCGGACGGGAAGTGGCTGGCCTACAGCGACCACAGCCACGGGCTTTATCTACTGCCCGAAGAAGGGGGAGAGCCCTGGAAGATTGCCCATGGAGACGCCAGCGAGATTCGAAGCTATCGCTGGAGTCCTGACGGGCGCTGGATGGCTTACACCCATACAGACAATTTCGACCGCGGAACGATCTTCCTCTTCGACACCAGCGATTCCACGACACATCAGGTGACGAGCAATCTCACGTATGACAGCAACCCCACCTGGGATCCCGAGGGCAACTACCTGCACTTCATGAGCAACCGCACGGTTCGCCCGACTATTGGCAGTCGGGACTTCGAGACCATCATCGAGCCGGGGCAGCGCCCTTACTCCCTGCTTCTTCGGGAGGATGTGGAGAATCCCTTCCTGAAGAACGACGGGATTCCTCCCCTGGAAGAGGAGGAGAGCGATTCCACGGAAACGGACCTTGCCGAAGCGGAGACGGATTCCCTGGAAGTGGCCGAGACCGATTCCCTGGGCACAGAAGCTCCTGCCGACAGCACGGAACTTGCGGAACTGGAGAAGGACGAGGACGAAGAGAAACTGGATCCCGTGGAGATCGACTTCGATGGAATCCTGAGTCGATACATCGAGCACGAGAAGGTTCCGCCCGGACGCTACTTTGGCTTGCAGGCCTCAAAGGACAAGCTCTTTTTCCTCGCAAGACCCGATGATGAGGAAGAAGACGACGACGAAAGTGGCCACGGCAGCTTTGGCGGATTGAACCTGAAGAGCTACCAGATTGAGGATGAAGAGCTGAGCACCTTCGCGCGCGGCGTGAGGGGTTATCAGCTTCTCAATGAAAAGAACAAGATCCTTCTTGTGAAAATCATGGGCGGGCTTCAGGTGGTCGACAGTATGGCTCCTCCGGGGCCGGGAGCAGAGATGATGGATGTTTCGGGCCTTCAGATCGAACTCGACCCGCGAGAGGAGTGGCATCAGATCTATCGGGAAACCTGGCGCGTCATGCGGGATTTTTACTGGGATGAAAGCATGCAGGGCGTGGACTGGCAGGCTGTCCACGATCAGTACGCTCCGCTGCTGGATCGTATCGCGAGCCGCTCGGACCTGAACGACATCCTGGCAGAGATGATCGGGGAGCTCTCGACAGGCCATACCTATGTCTTCGGTGGCGATCATCCGCAAAGGGCCCGGCGCCGGGGAACCGGGCTTCTGGGCGCGACTCTCCAGCGTGAGGGCGAGGCCTTCCGTGTCGATCACATCTATCGCGGAGGTCAGTTGGACCGGCGACGCTCTCCCCTGGATGTGCCCGGAGTGGAGGTCGATGAGGGTGACTACATTCTGGAAGTCAATCTTCGGCAAGTACCATTGGATCGTCCCTTTGAGTCCGCGCTGGATAATCTCGCAGGACGCGACGTCATGCTGACCGTGGCGGACAGTCTGGGTGGAGAGACCCGCCATGTCATTGTTCACACGCTTCGCAGTGACTCTCGTCTGGTTTATCTCGACTGGGTTCGCCAGAATCGGGAAGCAGTGTCAGAAGCGACCGGGGGCAGGATCGGCTACATCCACATTCCCGACATGGGAATGCGAGGGCTCACCGAGTTCGGCAAGTGGTTCTATCCGCAACTGGATAAGGAAGGCATGGTCGTAGATGTCCGCTGGAACGGCGGCGGCTTTGTCAGCCAGTTGATTCTGGAACGCTTTCAGCGCCACATTATCAGTTGGGATCGACAGCGTCGTGGCGGCGTGATGACCTATCCCTATCGCGTCCTGAACGGACCTTTTGTCGTGCTGACCAACGAACATGCCGGCAGCGATGGCGACATTTTTCCCGCCGCTGTTCAATTGGATGGCCTGGCTCCGGTGATCGGCAAACGCTCCTGGGGCGGAGTCATCGGCATCCGTGGCTTCATGGGCCTGGTCGATGGCGGCGGTTTTTCCCGCCCCGAGTTTGCCTGGTGGGATTCCAAGAGAGGATGGTCGCTGGAGGGACACGGTGTGGATCCCGACATTGAAGTGGATAACCGTCCCCAGGATCTGGCCCGGGGTGAAGACCCCCAACTGGATCGGGCGATTGAGGAAGTGCTGAAGCTGCACCGCAAGCATCCGCCTCTGCGCCCTGACTTCGGGCCGGCACCCGACCGGAGCCGGGAAGCCTATCGAAAACGGGAACTGAACTGA